Genomic segment of Candidatus Chlorohelix allophototropha:
CTCAAACAGTAGCAGTGGATTACGGTGACATATGGCAAGTTGGTAAACACTTCCTATGTTGCGGTGATATTGAGCAAAACCACGCCGAGCGGTTCTTAGCCACTGGCAGGTTTAGACCGGATATTGTCTATACCGACCCTCCTTGGGGAGCAGCCTTAGCTACCGGGTTTAGAACCAAAGCCGGGTTATCTCGGCAAGTGGATTACGCCGCTTTCCTAGCCGCTTTTGCCGATAGCTTGCAAGCAGTCCCTATCGTCTTTGTCGAAATGGGCGCAAAGTGGGAAGGTCAACTCCACGAAGCCCTGAACCATAACCAGTACAAACTAGCTAGAAGATGGGAAATCACTTACTACCGAACCCGCCGAGCTATCCTACTTGCCTATACCAAATACCAGTTCTCCATCCCTATTCTTGGAGATTTCACCGGACTTGATGATGCCGATACACCCTTAGCAGTGCTACAAAAGAACACCTCGACCAATCAGGTGGTCTTTGACCCTTGCACTGGTAAAGGTCTCACTGCCTTAGCTGCCGATAAATTGCACTTGCAATTCATTGGTATGGAGCTATCGCCCACCCGCCTTGCTGTCGGCATTGAGCGATTGTGCAAGCAAGGTAACTATACCGCCCAGAAAATTCAATCATTAGCTTTTAAGAAATAGGAGTAACCAGTGAGTAAAGTTCTGAACCCTAAAAAAGACCATAGTGACGATGTTGAGCAAGAGGAGACTAATCTCACGCCTACCGAAACTCAACAGCGTGTGGTTTCAAAACGCGCTCTTAATAAGGGTAAAAAAGAGATTGAGAAAAAAGCAATCGCCTTGAAAAAGGTAGCAGTAGAGTACGTCCCTATTATGTCCATCTCGCCCAACGGCTACAATCCGAACCGTCAATCAGAGCAAGATTTTGAGCTTCTTATCCGTTCGATGGAAGAAGATGGCTTCACTACGCCCATTCTGGTGAACAAAGACCTAAAGCAGATTGTGGACGGTGAGCATAGGTGGAGAGCGGCGCAGGTGCTAGGCTTCAAGGAAATACCTGTCGTCTATACCACGATGACCTATGAGCAAGCCCGTATATCCACTATTCGCCATAACCGGGCGCGAGGCACTCACGACATTGACTTGGAAATCGACATTCTCCAAGACCTTCAAAAGTTAGGCGCATTGGATTGGGCGGCTGAAAGTCTGATGCTCGATGACGTGGAGCTTAACCGCTTGCTCACTGACATTGCTGCGCCTGACGCACTGCTTGACGCTGAATTCAGTGATGCTTGGATACCAGAGAAGTTCAACGAGGAAGAAAAGCAACTCATCCAAGAAGGGGTCAATTCAGTAATGGCAAGGTCTCACACCGATGCCGCAGGGATGGAGAGTGCTACCGCTATGACCCAGAAGGCAGTGGAGTTATCTCGTCAGCGAGAAGCACTGCTCAAAGAAGCTAAAACCGTTGAGGAACGCAAAATTGTCGAAGCCCAGACCCGCTACTACCGTGTCGCTCTTATGTTTACCAACGATGAAGCAGATATGGTTAAGCAAGTGCTTGGAGACAAACCCGCTGAAATGCTGCTCAAGCTGTGTGAGCAGGTAATAAAAGGAGAGCTATCCAATGGTGATTGAAATCTCAATTCCCGATGACGCTAGTCAAAGGATTAAAGACCATATCCTTGCAAGCCTACATCGAATGGCTCATGCCTATAACGCCGAGCTTAAGTATGAGCGATTACACGAAAATAACCCTTCACCACAAAGCCTGTCAACAGGTGGCAAAAAGAAAAAAGGTAAAACCATACAACCGTCTTAAATCAAGTACCTTCACGGGCTTTGTAGCGGGTGTCTTTTTAGACACCTTTACCCAAATTTTGAACCTACAGGTGACATTATGACAAGTAATCCCAAAGTGAATACCACCGCTTTCATCGTAATAGGCTTCCTGCTCATCACTGCTTTTGTGATGGCTGGATACCTACTCTCCTATACACAACCAGAGCGGATTATAGAGCGAGAGATAACCACGACCCCGATTGCTACCATTACGCCACTGCCAACTGCCTACCCGCTTGTAACACCTGCCACTGCTATAGCTGTGATGTTGCCCGGTAAACAAGTGCAAAGTGTCACCTGTTACGACTACAACCAAGACACCTCTTGCACTGTGAGATTGAAATAAAGGGACGGTATGGGAAGAAAAAAGCATACGGTAGTGGTAGAAACCGAACGCTCACAGCAAGCCTTTGAAGCGTATTGGGCGTTAGGCGCATCCCGAAGCCAAGTAAAGCTACAAGAGAAATTCAAAGCTGACAGGGCAAAAGGTATCGCAGTGCCTACCGTGAATATACGTCAAATCAGCGATTGGTCGGCAAAATACGGCTGGCAAAATAAAATCCGGGTTCGCGTTGCCGAAGAACTAGAGAGAGAGCGGATTGCAGCCCGTAAAGAGAAGGAGAAAGACCAAGACCAAGCGCGAAAGATTAGGCGAGGGTTACTCAATCAGTTTATCAAGATATTCAATGAAGCAGAGAAAAACCTAAAGCCCGATAAAATATCTTGGACTACTGCCATAGAAGCCTTGCGCCTAATACTACAGGAAAGCAGAGCCGAGTTTGATGATATGCCTACCGTAAAAGTGCAAGCGAACGAAATGACCAAAGACGAACTCATCAATGCGATTAACGAACGCTTGGCTAGATTGCAAGCTAACAGTAATAACCAGTAACACCCGTGAATATCTCGCAAATGTCCAAAGAGGAGCTAGTACAGTTCCTTACAGAGCTAGATAACCTTGAAGCACTGGCAGGGTCATTAGAGCCACCTAAGAAAGAGGATACCGGGTGGGTAGAGTGGGAAGTGCAAGCACGACCTAACCAATTACCACCGCAAGGTAACTGGCGTTATTGGTTGATACTATCTGGGAGAGGTTGGGGGAAAACGAAAACTGGCGCAAATTGGGTCATTAGTCAGGTGCGGTCTGGAAAGTGCAAACGCATTGCACTGGTCGGAGCTACCGCAGCCGATGTTAGGGACGTAATGATAGAGGGTGAGTCAGGGATTATGGCGAGTAGCCCTCCTTGGTTCAAACCACGCTATATTCCATCATTACGCCGACTGGTATGGGCGAATGGCGCAATCGCTACTACCTATAGCGCGGAAGAACCAGAACGCCTTCGCGGACCTCAACACGATGGGGCGTGGGTTGACGAGCTTGGCGCGTGGCGACATATGAGGATGCAGAATACGTGGGACATGATGCAATTAGGATTGCGTCTTGGAGACAACCCGCAATGCGTCATCACCACCACCCCAAAGCCCAATGCTCTAATCCGAGAACTCACTAAAATGCCGCATACCTACCTGACTAAAGGTAGCACCTATGATAACCGGGCTAACCTTGCAGAAGGCTTCTTCACCGATATTATCAAGAAGTACGAAGGCACAAGGTTAGGTCGGCAAGAGCTAGACGCTGAAATCCTTGATGATACACCCGGCGCATTATGGACGATTGATACCATTGATAAATACCGGGTGGAAGCAGTGCCACAGCTTGTAAAACTGGTAATCGGGATTGACCCGTCTATTACAGCGATTGATGATAGCAGTAACGAGACTGGCATTATAACGGCTGGTCTCGGAGCTAATCAGCATATATACATAATGAATGACGCAAGTATGGTAGCCACACCGTACAAATGGGGTCTCACTGCTATACAGCTATACCACGAATATATGGCAAATGCGATTATCGCTGAAAGCAATCAAGGTGGCTTGATGGTGGAGCATACGTTGAGAACGGTAGAGTTGGATGGCAAAAAGATAGGCAAGGACGTAGTTATCAAACTGGTAAAAGCTACGCAAGGCAAGCGGTCTCGCGCTGAACCAGTGAGCAGTATGTACGAGCAAGGTCGTGTCCATCACATCGGCTACTACCCAGAGCTTGAAAGTCAGATGACCACTTGGCTACCCGGAGAGGATAGCCCGGATAGGATGGACGCACTGGTATGGGCTTGCGCCGAGCTTAATCCAAACCTGTATCGGGTGTTCCACGCTGCCGCAGGTGGTACAAGACCAAATCCGAATGTACCTTTACCTGCCACCAATACACCACCGCTACGTATGCCGCAAGCGGGAAGGATTACTAAGCCAAATAACAAGAGGATTTTTTGATGAACCAATTGCCTAGCATCGCGCAGGTAGCACACAGGTTGAAGCACGACCCAGACCCAAAGACGGGATTGCGCCATACCGTGTTACTGGTATTTAACATAAACGGAGAGCTAAGGGTGTCGGCTAAATGTACCTTGAGAGGGTGCGGCTGCACTGTGTTCTATGACGCTCAAAAAGTAGAGAAGGATGGCAAGCAGTGGATACAAGTAACAATGCCGATAGAAGATTGACCGGGAAGATTAGGTCTTTTGCAAAAGACGGTTTCTTAACCCTTGAATTGGTAAACACGGTTCAATTACACTATGACAAGATGCAATTACCCAAAGAGGGTGACGTGGTTGATACAGTGCTTGACGGGAAGCCAGCAAGGGTAAAGATAGTCTGGATAAATAGTGGCTATATCGGGATGGAATTACAGGATGGATGAGGATAAAGTTAAAACTGAATTAGGCATGATGGTTTATTACCAGCTTATGCTTATGGCAGCGATGAAGCAGGATTGCCAAGAGTGTATCGAGGAATATCAAAACTTGATAGCTAGGCAACAGAAGCTATTCACAGACAGGCATTACACGTTTGAATCTAGGATTACAGGAGACCCGAAAATGTACTGGTATCTTTTGAGAACTCCTGAAACGCAATTAGGAGAGGGGCATAGTGCATCCTCTATTGCAAATTGGCTAGATGCAAAGCCAGTGCTTTGTGTGACACATCACCCGGAGACATATGAGTTTAACGATGAGTAAGCTACCAGACGTTAAATTCCTGCTTGCCGAGTGGGTAAGATACAACATACAGTTCGGATTATCGCACTATAGAAATTGTCTGGTATGTAGCCTTATAACCTATGAGCAGATACAGCTAAAAGAGCTAGAGTTGTCTGAGCTTGGCATTAAGGTAGAGACTGTCAGCACTGCTACTGCTACCGATTATGTAGCCACCACCACGTCTGGATTGCGCTTTACTGGCACTGTCGAGGAACTTGCACTACAGGAGTTCTTTCTAAGGATGGGAACGGGTTGTCCGATACATAACCCGGAGAATTCGGATTTACTTACTGGCGAAGATTTTCTTTAAGGTCTTGATAGTCATTTCTTTTGAGAGGGTTTTCGCTTCTTCCAAAGTCTCCACCGGGTGCGATACTAAATTAAATTCCTTGACCTCAGTCACTGACATATATACAACATTTTTGTCATTATACTTAGAGTAAGTTAATCTTTTTTAAGAGTATAGAATTCCCTTTTCTCAAACCAATCTAATACTTGGGATTCTAAAAAAAACGATGTTTTTCCTTGCTTTGAACCTTTAACAAGCTGTTTGGCTTCTCTATCTACATAGTAAGGTGTCAGGTTGTTGGCACTTATTTGAATAGAAAGATAAGTTCTAGAAATTTTGAAAGTCTCTAATATGTATTTAGAAGATAAATATTTGTTATTGTGATTGTCTCTAACACAGTCTCTAGACCTATCTCTTCCAACTATATGCTTATTTCTCATAGTAATGTTGGTAGTGGCTGTCATATATTTCCTTCTTTTTATTTGTATAAAAAATTTACGGATAGAAAGTATTTTATATACTAGCACATTAAAAATCAAGTAATTAAGTTGTTGACAAGTTACACGCCGTATGTTCAACCGTCAAAACTAATCCCAACAACCTGCCCGTATGGATGCCCCGCTTCTCTTTGCAAACTACAGTTAGCATTTAATCCCTCCTCTATTCAATGATGCTCACTGGCGCAATGTTATTAACCAACTTGCCACCCTTAGTCCAGAGAAGCATTGGCACAAAGCTCTTACCAGAGGCAATAAATAAACTTAGTGCTTGATAGCCTTGCTGCTCACGGGCATTATAGTAATTATAGAACAGTTCTTCAACACCATTGCTGGCTATATCGAACTCAAATGTAAAGTGTCTTCCGTCAGCATAGTTCACGCTCAACAAATACATAACATCCTTCATCGCTTCTGCTCCTCTCTGTAATCAGTTTGTTACTTACTCTCAAAAATCCGCTTCTGCTCAAGTCTGGGGTAATTGGCGCACAAGTTATCCAAATCCCGCTCTAGCACTTTGTAAAGTCTCTTTGCTTCTATCCGATTTTGCTCGGCTTGGTCAAACTCAAACCACATCCCGGTTATTACGTGTTCACCTACGTCTTTTAGCATTCGGGTTGTTTCTTGTGCTTCTCTAAGGGTTTTTCCAGCAGCATTTTTCAAGGCACGTAAGCGGCTATGTTCAATCTTGTAGTCTGCAAAGCTCATACGTTTCATCGCTCCTGCTCCTCTCTTAGCAGTCACGGGCTTGCAAGCTATAGCCCCAAATATCGCTTTCATCGTCATAGGTGGTTTGTCCAACCAATTCAGCACCACTCGGTTCAGTATCGCTTTCTACAAATACCAGTGCGTCCGCTAGGTGTCTTTCGGATAGCTCAACCAACTTAGCTAAGGCATTGCTGTAACCTTCAACACCCTCACTATGGGCTTCGTCATTTTCATCGAGATATTCAAACCAGTAAGTAATTTGTTCAGGCATTGCAGTAATCCTTTCTTACTTCTCTACGGTAAACTCAA
This window contains:
- a CDS encoding ParB/RepB/Spo0J family partition protein → MSKVLNPKKDHSDDVEQEETNLTPTETQQRVVSKRALNKGKKEIEKKAIALKKVAVEYVPIMSISPNGYNPNRQSEQDFELLIRSMEEDGFTTPILVNKDLKQIVDGEHRWRAAQVLGFKEIPVVYTTMTYEQARISTIRHNRARGTHDIDLEIDILQDLQKLGALDWAAESLMLDDVELNRLLTDIAAPDALLDAEFSDAWIPEKFNEEEKQLIQEGVNSVMARSHTDAAGMESATAMTQKAVELSRQREALLKEAKTVEERKIVEAQTRYYRVALMFTNDEADMVKQVLGDKPAEMLLKLCEQVIKGELSNGD
- a CDS encoding DNA-packaging protein; translated protein: MSKEELVQFLTELDNLEALAGSLEPPKKEDTGWVEWEVQARPNQLPPQGNWRYWLILSGRGWGKTKTGANWVISQVRSGKCKRIALVGATAADVRDVMIEGESGIMASSPPWFKPRYIPSLRRLVWANGAIATTYSAEEPERLRGPQHDGAWVDELGAWRHMRMQNTWDMMQLGLRLGDNPQCVITTTPKPNALIRELTKMPHTYLTKGSTYDNRANLAEGFFTDIIKKYEGTRLGRQELDAEILDDTPGALWTIDTIDKYRVEAVPQLVKLVIGIDPSITAIDDSSNETGIITAGLGANQHIYIMNDASMVATPYKWGLTAIQLYHEYMANAIIAESNQGGLMVEHTLRTVELDGKKIGKDVVIKLVKATQGKRSRAEPVSSMYEQGRVHHIGYYPELESQMTTWLPGEDSPDRMDALVWACAELNPNLYRVFHAAAGGTRPNPNVPLPATNTPPLRMPQAGRITKPNNKRIF